From the Lysobacterales bacterium genome, one window contains:
- a CDS encoding efflux RND transporter periplasmic adaptor subunit, translating to MPNLSFWRIFAALSFAAALSACGKTAAPAAPPPTAVTVVTLKTAPLTLTRELPGRTTPFLVAEVRPQVTGLVTARLFTEGGLVQSGDALYQLDDATYRADTASAEAAVARANALLESAQLKARRADELIKIHAISTQDHDNAVAALREAEADVGVAKAALQSARVRLGYSRITAPIAGRIGKSSVTAGALVTANQSESLATIQELDPIHVDLSQSSSELLALRKALGDDFQGAKDYPVTILLEDGSRYDQEGKLTFADVSVDPATGSFALRVVVPNPRGVLLPGMYVRAVVGSGTLQDALLVPQQGISRDPKGAASAMIVTGEGKVEPRTVQVDRTVGDHWLVTGGLSAGDRVIVEGLQKVRPGAIVVATEAAPAAAPTR from the coding sequence ATGCCGAATCTCTCTTTCTGGCGCATTTTCGCCGCGTTGTCGTTCGCTGCAGCCCTGTCCGCGTGCGGAAAGACGGCGGCGCCCGCTGCTCCGCCACCGACCGCCGTCACCGTGGTGACCTTGAAGACCGCACCGTTGACCTTGACCCGTGAATTGCCCGGTCGCACCACGCCCTTCCTGGTGGCCGAAGTGCGGCCGCAGGTCACCGGCCTGGTCACCGCGCGCCTGTTCACCGAGGGCGGCCTGGTCCAGTCCGGCGACGCCCTGTATCAGCTCGATGACGCGACCTACCGCGCCGACACCGCCAGTGCCGAAGCGGCCGTCGCTCGGGCGAATGCGCTGCTCGAATCGGCCCAGCTGAAGGCCCGGCGCGCCGACGAATTGATCAAGATCCATGCAATCAGCACCCAGGATCACGACAACGCCGTCGCCGCATTGCGTGAGGCCGAAGCCGATGTCGGTGTTGCCAAGGCAGCGTTGCAGTCGGCTCGGGTGCGACTCGGCTACAGCCGCATCACGGCGCCGATTGCCGGCCGCATCGGCAAATCGTCGGTGACCGCCGGTGCGCTGGTGACCGCCAACCAGTCGGAATCGCTCGCGACCATCCAGGAGCTTGATCCGATCCACGTCGATCTGTCGCAGTCGAGCAGTGAACTGCTCGCCTTGCGCAAGGCCCTCGGTGACGATTTCCAGGGCGCCAAGGACTATCCGGTCACGATCCTGCTGGAAGACGGCAGCCGCTACGACCAGGAAGGCAAACTCACCTTTGCCGATGTCAGTGTCGATCCGGCGACCGGCAGCTTCGCGCTGCGTGTGGTGGTGCCGAATCCGCGCGGTGTGTTGTTGCCCGGCATGTACGTTCGCGCCGTGGTCGGCAGTGGCACCTTGCAGGATGCCCTGCTGGTGCCCCAGCAGGGCATCAGCCGCGATCCCAAGGGCGCCGCCAGCGCGATGATCGTGACCGGCGAAGGCAAGGTGGAGCCACGTACCGTGCAGGTCGATCGCACGGTCGGCGACCACTGGCTCGTCACCGGCGGGCTGTCGGCGGGGGATCGCGTCATCGTCGAAGGCCTGCAGAAGGTGCGTCCCGGGGCGATCGTGGTCGCGACGGAAGCGGCACCCGCTGCCGCGCCGACGCGCTGA
- the ihfA gene encoding integration host factor subunit alpha, translated as MALTKAELAERLFEQVGLNKREAKEFVDSFFDVMRDALARGEQVKLSGFGNFDLRQKNQRPGRNPKTGEEIPISARRVVTFRPGQKLKVRVEAYAGSGQQ; from the coding sequence ATGGCATTGACCAAGGCAGAACTCGCCGAACGGCTCTTTGAGCAGGTCGGCTTGAACAAGCGCGAGGCGAAGGAATTCGTCGACTCGTTCTTCGATGTCATGCGCGATGCACTGGCCCGTGGCGAACAAGTGAAGCTGTCCGGTTTCGGCAATTTCGATCTGCGCCAGAAGAATCAGCGCCCAGGTCGGAACCCGAAGACCGGAGAGGAAATCCCGATCTCGGCACGGCGTGTGGTCACGTTCCGTCCGGGCCAGAAGCTCAAGGTGAGGGTCGAGGCGTATGCTGGATCAGGGCAGCAATAA
- a CDS encoding efflux RND transporter permease subunit, with translation MARFFIDRPVFAWVIAIIIMLAGLLSVTQLPISRYPDIAPPSVTVNATYPGATAQAVENSVTQIIEQSMTGLDGLQYMSSTSDSNGAVAVTLTFSNGTDPDIAQVQVQNKLQVATALLPQIVQQQGLRVDKARAGFLQVVGFVSADGSMDRNDIADYVSSNVVDQLSRVPGVGSVQVFGGKYAMRVWLDPAKLATYRLVPSDIVSAIRAQNAQVAAGQLGGTPAIDGQQINATITAQDRLQSVEQFAAIVLRSHADGSVLRLGDVARVELGSENYTVVSRYNGQPATGVAIMLASGANALATADAVAAKIEQMRPAFPHGLKTVLPFDTTPFVRVSIHEVLKTLAEAVVLVFLVIYLFLQNFRATLIPTIAVPVVLLGTLAVLQALGFSINMLTMFAMVLAIGLLVDDAIVVVENVERVMSEEGLSPLEATRKSMDQITGALVGIGVVLAAVFVPMAFLQGSTGVIYRQFTATIVSAMGLSVLVAIVLTPALCATMLSPLKKGEHHGEHGFFGWFNRSFERGNRGYRGLVGRMLARSGRFLLVYAALAVVMGVVYLRVPSSFLPDEDQGILFTIVQTPVGATQQRTQKVMTQVEDHYQQNEAGLIESVFAVQGFSFSGGGQNNGMAFVKLKDWELRKDAASGVTAMAGRAMGAFGQIKDAMVFAVAPPPVTELGTTGGFNLYLKDNAGLGHRALVEARGQLLALAGKSPLLTGVRPNGQEDQPQFKLDIDTEKASALGVGTEAINSTLTVAWGGQYVDDFIDRNRVKRVYVQSDAPFRMVPEDFNRWYVRNAGGDMVPFSAFASWRWTYGSPRLERYNGVPAINLTGMPAEGVSSGAAMAEMERLAAELPAGVGIEWSGQSFQERVADEQTPMLYALSLLIVFLCLAALYESWSIPTSVLMVVPLGILGTVLFTWLRGLERDVYFQVGMLTTVGLASKNAVLIIEFAKANVERGMGLIEGTLAAIGDRLRPILMTSIAFGFGVLPLAIATGAGSGAQRAIGTGVIGGMLFGTFLGIFFIPLFFVTVRRRFGGARRAPESAA, from the coding sequence ATGGCCCGATTCTTCATCGATCGACCGGTGTTCGCGTGGGTGATCGCGATCATCATCATGCTCGCCGGCCTGCTGTCGGTGACCCAGCTGCCGATCTCGCGTTATCCCGACATCGCGCCGCCCTCGGTCACCGTCAATGCCACGTATCCTGGTGCGACGGCGCAAGCGGTCGAGAACTCGGTGACCCAGATCATCGAACAGTCGATGACCGGACTCGACGGGCTGCAGTACATGTCCTCGACCAGCGATTCGAACGGTGCCGTCGCGGTGACGCTGACGTTTTCGAACGGCACCGATCCCGATATCGCCCAGGTCCAGGTCCAGAACAAGTTGCAGGTCGCGACCGCGCTGCTCCCGCAGATCGTGCAGCAGCAGGGTCTGCGCGTGGACAAGGCACGCGCCGGCTTCCTGCAGGTGGTCGGCTTCGTCTCCGCCGATGGCAGCATGGATCGCAACGACATCGCCGACTACGTCTCGTCCAATGTCGTCGACCAGCTCAGTCGCGTGCCTGGCGTCGGCAGCGTGCAGGTGTTCGGCGGCAAGTACGCGATGCGCGTCTGGCTCGATCCGGCCAAGCTCGCGACGTACCGGCTGGTGCCGAGCGACATCGTGTCCGCGATCCGTGCCCAGAATGCCCAGGTTGCCGCCGGTCAGCTTGGCGGCACGCCGGCGATCGACGGCCAGCAGATCAACGCCACGATCACCGCCCAGGATCGACTGCAATCGGTGGAGCAGTTCGCGGCGATCGTGTTGCGCAGCCATGCCGATGGTTCGGTATTGCGCCTCGGCGACGTCGCGCGGGTCGAGCTCGGTTCCGAGAACTACACGGTGGTCAGCCGCTACAACGGCCAGCCGGCGACCGGGGTCGCGATCATGCTGGCCTCGGGCGCGAATGCGCTGGCCACGGCCGATGCCGTCGCCGCGAAGATCGAACAGATGCGACCGGCCTTTCCGCATGGCCTCAAGACCGTCTTGCCGTTCGACACCACGCCCTTCGTGCGCGTGTCGATCCACGAAGTGCTGAAGACCCTGGCCGAGGCCGTCGTGCTGGTCTTCCTGGTCATCTACCTGTTCCTGCAGAACTTCCGCGCCACCCTGATCCCGACCATCGCGGTGCCGGTGGTGCTGCTCGGTACGCTCGCGGTGCTGCAGGCGCTCGGCTTCTCGATCAACATGCTGACCATGTTCGCGATGGTGCTGGCGATCGGCCTGCTCGTCGATGACGCCATCGTCGTGGTTGAGAACGTCGAACGCGTGATGAGCGAGGAAGGATTGTCGCCGCTCGAGGCAACGCGCAAGTCGATGGACCAGATCACCGGTGCACTCGTCGGCATCGGCGTGGTGCTGGCCGCGGTGTTCGTGCCTATGGCCTTCCTGCAGGGGTCGACCGGCGTGATCTATCGCCAGTTCACCGCGACCATCGTGTCGGCGATGGGCTTGTCGGTGCTGGTCGCGATCGTGCTGACGCCGGCCCTGTGCGCGACCATGCTGTCGCCGTTGAAGAAGGGCGAGCATCACGGCGAACACGGCTTCTTCGGCTGGTTCAATCGCAGCTTCGAGCGCGGCAACCGGGGTTATCGCGGTCTGGTCGGGCGCATGCTCGCCCGCAGCGGTCGCTTCCTGCTCGTCTATGCCGCACTCGCCGTGGTGATGGGCGTGGTCTATCTGCGGGTGCCGTCCTCGTTCCTGCCCGACGAGGACCAGGGCATCCTGTTCACGATCGTGCAGACCCCGGTCGGCGCGACCCAGCAGCGCACGCAGAAAGTGATGACCCAGGTCGAAGACCATTACCAGCAGAACGAGGCCGGGCTGATCGAGTCGGTGTTCGCCGTGCAGGGCTTCAGTTTTTCGGGCGGCGGCCAGAACAACGGCATGGCCTTCGTCAAGCTCAAGGACTGGGAGCTGCGCAAGGATGCAGCATCAGGTGTCACCGCGATGGCCGGGCGGGCGATGGGCGCATTCGGCCAGATCAAGGACGCGATGGTGTTCGCGGTCGCACCGCCACCGGTCACCGAACTCGGCACCACCGGCGGCTTCAACCTCTATCTGAAGGACAACGCCGGGCTCGGTCATCGCGCCCTCGTGGAGGCGCGTGGCCAACTGCTGGCCTTGGCCGGCAAGAGCCCCTTGCTGACCGGCGTGCGCCCGAACGGCCAGGAGGACCAGCCGCAGTTCAAGCTCGACATCGACACCGAAAAGGCGAGTGCGCTCGGCGTCGGCACCGAGGCCATCAACAGCACGCTGACCGTCGCCTGGGGTGGCCAGTACGTTGACGACTTCATCGACCGCAATCGCGTGAAGCGTGTCTACGTGCAGTCCGACGCGCCGTTTCGCATGGTGCCGGAGGATTTCAACCGCTGGTATGTGCGCAATGCCGGCGGCGACATGGTGCCGTTCTCCGCATTCGCGAGCTGGCGCTGGACCTACGGTTCGCCACGCCTGGAACGCTACAACGGCGTGCCCGCGATCAACCTCACCGGCATGCCCGCCGAGGGCGTGAGTTCCGGCGCCGCCATGGCCGAGATGGAACGCCTTGCGGCCGAGTTGCCGGCGGGCGTCGGCATCGAGTGGAGCGGCCAGTCCTTCCAGGAGCGCGTCGCGGACGAACAGACGCCGATGCTCTACGCATTGTCGCTGCTGATCGTGTTCCTGTGTTTGGCGGCCCTGTACGAAAGCTGGTCGATCCCGACCTCGGTACTGATGGTCGTGCCGCTCGGCATTCTCGGCACAGTGTTGTTCACCTGGCTGCGCGGCCTGGAACGCGACGTCTACTTCCAGGTCGGCATGCTCACGACGGTCGGATTGGCCAGCAAGAACGCGGTGCTGATCATCGAGTTCGCGAAGGCCAATGTCGAACGCGGCATGGGCTTGATCGAAGGCACGCTGGCCGCGATCGGCGATCGCCTGCGCCCGATCCTGATGACCTCGATCGCGTTCGGTTTCGGCGTGCTGCCGCTGGCGATCGCGACCGGCGCCGGTTCGGGGGCGCAGCGCGCGATCGGCACCGGCGTGATCGGCGGCATGCTGTTCGGCACCTTCCTCGGCATCTTCTTCATTCCGCTGTTCTTCGTCACCGTGCGCCGCCGCTTCGGAGGTGCGCGTCGCGCTCCGGAGTCGGCGGCGTGA
- a CDS encoding S8 family serine peptidase, whose translation MLPRPPHFLVLLLVGATAAQAGVLRLSSGVVDPQQLVRAPGDDSADAAASHVLIQFEAGRAASVRAALQSLGVAIEAYVPEHTLRVRRGDVSLTTLRALAGVSWVGRWRAEWKFTSATRAASGPGEFDVYGHVDGDADELAAVVAKWLPDARVLQRPRSTRLARIVVALPQPAMIDTLAQSDAITWIASHARPETHNTEASGVIQGGAVGLHPLWSHGLTGHGQIIAVADSGLDANERWFTRYNPGSGALVFVTPAQATLPPALGSRVSDAKVIANWVQPGADAYETVLPCGTVAAVQHGTHVTGTISGDSGITATPTAANADVGDGMAPNAQILFQDIGADCLVIDDYAATLMQARSGGAHVHNNSWGAATGNAYTGYDFDADDTTWLLEDLLVVASAGNRDEAIAAIGSPGNAKNALTVGALLHGDNSCPATLYTTNNQWGSSIGPGSGWRDKPEISAPGSATISAAGDDASVGGEEPALTRALSGTSMASPTVAGGAALMRQYFVDGWYPRGSARAGDRLNPLAATLKAAVVNSTGELINSFIGETRLPSYITGWGRMYLDRDLYFPGDSRRQRVFERAHGSGLATGDVHEYAIEQVAAGQSLRATLAWFDAASVPGVEYPLVNDLDLEVIGPNGEVYRGNAFGDDPSCQTQACFDPCGPPAAQRPFITTISIDGNGTRDSRNTVEAVRLLAPTPGRYRFRVSGFNVPGNDRAGSDRQGYGLVVAGDFGVPSAVPAAAPLNLSIVQNDADGIRIAFDAVAGADSYQLYRATGSCAGTDIADFHLAGQSATALIEDPNTVGGDRYAYRVRAVDADTEGAISTCVDVVSADSCALPPLFDRVAPRADAAFADCAVALDWTPAPPRCANASGVGYLVQRSDTPDFVAPLTFLAAAPSMIDTQVQSQTLYFYRVRAVDSFGNTSLPSAARNATTAGAGGPAGLGFVDDADTRSYADVHAPWQIAAGVASQGLRAYRTSAAGARYPKNTCAAIELPALTVPDAASLHYDARYQLENQWDGVVVEISTDDGASWTDLPPDGGYPGSFAQTQSPPINACGFAAEQGAFSGETAAFQTYTSDLTVFAGQRVRVRWRFSSDPGIELDGFLLDAIRIASPGADLPIDLILRAGFDNDDAAAIGGACIALP comes from the coding sequence ATGCTGCCACGCCCGCCACATTTTTTGGTCCTGTTGCTGGTCGGTGCCACGGCCGCGCAGGCCGGCGTGCTGCGTCTGTCCTCTGGCGTCGTCGATCCGCAGCAGTTGGTGCGCGCTCCGGGCGACGATTCGGCCGATGCCGCCGCCAGCCATGTGCTGATCCAGTTCGAGGCCGGTCGCGCCGCGTCGGTGCGTGCCGCGCTGCAGTCGTTGGGCGTGGCCATCGAGGCCTATGTGCCCGAGCACACCCTCCGCGTGCGCCGCGGCGACGTGTCACTGACGACCCTGCGCGCGCTGGCCGGGGTCTCCTGGGTCGGGCGGTGGCGCGCCGAGTGGAAATTCACGTCGGCGACGCGAGCTGCGAGCGGGCCGGGCGAATTCGATGTCTACGGTCACGTCGACGGTGATGCGGACGAACTCGCGGCCGTCGTGGCCAAATGGCTACCGGACGCCCGCGTGCTGCAACGGCCGCGCAGTACCCGGCTCGCGCGCATCGTCGTGGCTTTGCCGCAGCCGGCGATGATCGACACGCTGGCGCAGTCCGACGCGATCACCTGGATCGCGTCCCATGCGCGGCCGGAGACGCACAATACCGAGGCCAGCGGCGTGATCCAGGGCGGGGCAGTCGGCCTGCATCCGTTGTGGTCGCATGGACTCACCGGGCACGGCCAGATCATCGCGGTGGCCGATTCCGGACTGGACGCGAACGAGCGCTGGTTCACGCGCTACAACCCGGGCAGCGGTGCACTGGTCTTCGTCACGCCCGCGCAAGCCACCTTGCCGCCCGCCCTCGGTTCGCGCGTCAGCGATGCCAAGGTGATCGCAAACTGGGTGCAGCCGGGTGCCGACGCCTACGAGACCGTGTTGCCGTGCGGCACGGTGGCGGCGGTCCAGCACGGCACGCATGTCACCGGCACGATTTCAGGCGACAGCGGCATCACCGCCACACCGACGGCCGCGAATGCCGATGTCGGCGACGGCATGGCACCGAATGCGCAGATCCTGTTCCAGGACATTGGCGCCGATTGCCTGGTGATCGACGACTACGCGGCGACGCTGATGCAGGCCCGCAGCGGCGGCGCGCATGTCCACAACAACAGTTGGGGTGCCGCCACCGGCAATGCCTACACCGGCTACGACTTCGATGCCGACGACACGACGTGGCTGCTCGAAGACCTGCTCGTGGTGGCGTCGGCCGGCAATCGCGACGAGGCCATCGCGGCAATCGGTTCGCCGGGCAATGCCAAGAACGCGCTGACCGTCGGCGCCCTGCTGCATGGCGACAACAGTTGTCCGGCCACGTTGTACACGACGAACAACCAATGGGGATCGAGCATCGGTCCCGGCAGCGGATGGCGCGACAAGCCCGAGATCAGCGCCCCGGGTTCGGCGACGATTTCCGCGGCTGGCGACGACGCCAGTGTCGGTGGCGAAGAGCCGGCGCTGACCAGGGCGCTGAGCGGTACCTCGATGGCGTCGCCGACCGTGGCCGGTGGTGCCGCGTTGATGCGCCAATATTTCGTCGATGGCTGGTATCCGCGCGGCAGTGCACGCGCCGGTGATCGCTTGAATCCGCTCGCGGCCACGCTCAAGGCGGCGGTGGTGAACAGTACCGGCGAGCTGATCAACAGTTTCATCGGTGAGACGCGGCTGCCGAGCTACATCACCGGCTGGGGTCGCATGTATCTCGATCGCGACCTGTATTTTCCTGGCGACAGCCGGCGCCAGCGCGTGTTCGAGCGCGCGCATGGCAGCGGGCTCGCGACCGGCGACGTGCATGAATACGCGATCGAGCAGGTCGCGGCCGGCCAGTCGCTGCGCGCGACTCTGGCCTGGTTCGATGCCGCGTCGGTGCCGGGCGTGGAATATCCGCTGGTCAACGACCTCGATCTCGAAGTGATCGGTCCGAACGGCGAGGTCTATCGCGGCAATGCCTTCGGTGACGATCCGAGCTGCCAGACCCAGGCCTGCTTCGATCCCTGCGGGCCGCCCGCGGCGCAGCGCCCGTTCATCACCACGATCTCGATCGATGGCAATGGCACGCGCGACTCGCGCAATACCGTCGAAGCGGTCCGACTGCTCGCGCCGACACCGGGCCGCTACCGGTTCCGGGTCAGCGGATTCAACGTGCCTGGCAATGACCGTGCCGGCAGCGACCGGCAAGGTTACGGGTTGGTCGTCGCCGGCGACTTCGGCGTGCCGTCCGCGGTGCCTGCCGCAGCGCCACTGAACCTGTCGATCGTGCAGAACGACGCCGATGGCATCCGCATCGCTTTCGACGCCGTGGCCGGTGCCGATTCGTATCAGCTGTATCGCGCGACCGGTTCCTGCGCCGGCACCGACATCGCCGATTTCCATCTCGCCGGACAATCGGCGACGGCGCTGATCGAGGACCCGAATACCGTCGGCGGCGATCGTTATGCCTATCGCGTGCGGGCCGTCGATGCCGACACCGAAGGTGCGATCAGCACCTGTGTCGATGTCGTGTCCGCCGATAGCTGCGCCTTGCCGCCCTTGTTCGATCGCGTCGCACCCCGGGCCGATGCGGCATTTGCCGACTGCGCCGTCGCGCTCGACTGGACGCCGGCACCGCCGCGCTGCGCGAATGCCAGTGGCGTCGGCTATCTGGTGCAGCGATCGGACACGCCCGACTTCGTCGCGCCCCTGACGTTCCTGGCGGCCGCGCCGTCGATGATCGATACGCAGGTGCAGAGCCAGACGCTGTACTTCTATCGGGTACGCGCGGTCGACTCCTTCGGCAACACCAGCCTGCCGAGCGCGGCGCGTAACGCCACCACTGCGGGTGCAGGCGGACCGGCCGGTCTCGGTTTCGTCGACGATGCCGACACCCGCAGTTATGCCGATGTGCACGCGCCCTGGCAAATCGCAGCCGGTGTCGCCAGCCAGGGTTTGCGGGCGTATCGCACCAGCGCGGCCGGCGCGCGTTACCCAAAGAACACGTGCGCCGCAATCGAGTTGCCGGCCTTGACGGTCCCCGATGCCGCGAGCCTGCACTACGACGCGCGCTATCAGCTGGAAAATCAGTGGGATGGCGTGGTCGTCGAGATCTCCACCGACGATGGCGCGAGCTGGACTGACCTACCGCCTGATGGCGGCTATCCGGGTTCGTTCGCGCAGACCCAGAGTCCGCCGATCAATGCCTGCGGCTTTGCGGCCGAGCAGGGGGCCTTCAGCGGCGAAACCGCCGCATTCCAGACCTACACGAGCGATCTGACGGTCTTTGCCGGCCAACGCGTCCGTGTTCGCTGGCGCTTTTCCAGCGATCCCGGCATCGAACTCGACGGTTTCCTGCTCGACGCCATCCGCATCGCATCGCCGGGCGCGGATCTGCCGATCGATCTGATTCTGCGCGCGGGCTTCGACAATGACGATGCCGCCGCGATCGGCGGCGCCTGTATCGCGCTGCCCTAG
- a CDS encoding phenylalanine--tRNA ligase subunit beta: MKFSENWLRSLAHTKAERADLLHRLTMAGLEVEGVEVLGEGLDGVVIGEIIEAEQHPNADKLRVCKVSIGQGEPLQIVCGAPNARVGLKAPLATIGSKLPGGVDIRKAKLRDVESFGMLCSTRELQLSDDHGGLMELPADAPVGQSLAAWLGLPDACIEIKLTPNRPDCLSLRGLAAEVTALYGLTPNDGARIQVDARSTTTRDLRLDAPADCPRYLGRAIEGIDPAAPTPLWLKERLRRSGLRSISAVVDATNYVMLELGQPMHAFDLDALSGGIVVRRAAAGEALKLLDEREVMLDPGFLVIADEKKALAVAGVMGGFDSRVTDASRNLFLESAHFAPSAIQGRARKLGLHTDASHRFERGVDPELPRQAIERLTQLIVDIAGGTPGPVVEAKSDAHLPTRAPVRLRAARLARVTGLMLPAAEVEQILHALGFAVRKIEGGWEVVPPSQRFDIDIEEDLIEEVVRVHGYDRVPTAVPRGEIALRLPPEALVPAAAMRAALVARDYRECLHFSFVSADWLKQWGLDEGGVALANPLSADLGVMRTSLLPGLVEALRRNQARQLDRVRLFELGKAFRAGDPPIETPRVALVATGSAAAEQWGAVVRAIDFFDVKGDLAQLFALTGAPAAFSLRPVRLPYLHAGRSAEVLRDGRVIGVVGCVDPKLAADLGVTGDVYLAELELAALAERALPRAVEQSRYPSIRRDIAIVVEKSIEFARLEGIVRETLGLLLRDFVLFDEFAGKGLPENTRSLAMGLILQDASRTLADVDADSAVQSVLTALERETGARLRG, from the coding sequence ATGAAATTCTCCGAAAACTGGTTGCGCTCGCTGGCGCATACGAAAGCCGAACGCGCCGATCTGCTGCATCGCCTGACCATGGCCGGGCTCGAAGTTGAAGGCGTCGAGGTGCTGGGTGAAGGGCTCGATGGCGTCGTCATCGGCGAGATCATCGAAGCCGAACAACATCCGAATGCCGACAAGCTGCGGGTTTGCAAAGTTTCGATCGGGCAGGGCGAGCCGCTGCAGATCGTTTGCGGCGCGCCCAATGCGCGCGTCGGTCTGAAGGCGCCGCTGGCGACGATTGGCTCGAAGCTGCCGGGTGGTGTCGACATCAGGAAGGCGAAGCTGCGTGACGTCGAATCCTTCGGCATGCTCTGTTCGACGCGCGAACTGCAACTCAGCGACGATCACGGCGGACTGATGGAACTGCCGGCCGATGCGCCGGTCGGTCAATCATTGGCTGCATGGCTCGGCCTGCCCGATGCCTGCATCGAGATCAAGCTGACGCCGAATCGCCCGGATTGCCTGAGCCTGCGCGGGCTCGCCGCGGAAGTGACGGCCTTGTACGGGCTGACGCCGAATGACGGCGCCCGCATCCAGGTCGATGCGAGGTCCACGACCACGCGCGACCTGCGTCTCGATGCACCCGCCGATTGTCCGCGTTATCTCGGTCGCGCCATCGAAGGCATCGACCCGGCGGCGCCGACGCCGTTGTGGTTGAAGGAACGCCTGCGCCGCTCCGGCCTGCGCTCGATCAGCGCCGTCGTTGACGCGACCAATTACGTCATGCTCGAACTCGGCCAGCCGATGCATGCCTTCGACCTCGATGCGCTGTCGGGCGGAATCGTCGTGCGTCGCGCTGCAGCCGGAGAAGCGCTGAAGCTGCTCGACGAACGCGAGGTCATGCTTGATCCGGGTTTCCTCGTCATCGCCGACGAAAAGAAAGCGCTGGCGGTCGCCGGGGTCATGGGCGGTTTCGATTCGCGCGTGACCGATGCCAGCAGGAACCTGTTTCTCGAGTCCGCGCATTTCGCGCCGTCAGCCATCCAGGGGCGTGCGCGCAAACTCGGTCTGCATACCGATGCCTCGCATCGTTTCGAGCGCGGAGTCGATCCCGAGTTGCCGCGTCAGGCGATCGAACGGCTGACACAACTGATCGTCGATATCGCGGGCGGCACGCCCGGCCCGGTGGTCGAGGCCAAGTCGGACGCGCACTTGCCGACGCGTGCTCCGGTGCGCCTGCGTGCGGCGCGACTGGCGCGCGTCACCGGATTGATGCTGCCGGCCGCCGAGGTCGAACAGATCCTGCACGCGCTCGGTTTCGCCGTGCGCAAGATCGAGGGCGGCTGGGAAGTGGTGCCGCCGAGCCAGCGCTTCGACATCGACATCGAAGAGGACCTGATCGAGGAAGTCGTCCGCGTGCATGGCTACGACCGCGTCCCGACTGCGGTGCCGCGGGGCGAGATCGCGCTGCGTCTGCCGCCTGAGGCGCTGGTGCCGGCCGCGGCGATGCGCGCGGCCCTGGTTGCACGCGACTATCGCGAATGCCTGCATTTCAGCTTCGTCTCGGCCGACTGGCTGAAACAATGGGGTCTGGACGAGGGTGGCGTGGCGCTCGCCAATCCGCTGTCGGCCGATCTCGGCGTGATGCGCACCAGCTTGTTGCCGGGTCTGGTCGAAGCGCTGCGGCGCAATCAGGCCCGTCAGCTGGATCGTGTCCGCCTGTTCGAGCTCGGCAAGGCCTTCCGTGCCGGCGACCCGCCGATTGAAACGCCGCGCGTGGCACTGGTGGCGACCGGTTCGGCGGCGGCAGAGCAGTGGGGCGCTGTCGTCCGCGCGATCGACTTCTTCGATGTGAAGGGTGACCTCGCCCAGTTGTTCGCGCTGACCGGTGCGCCGGCCGCATTTTCGCTGCGCCCCGTCCGCCTGCCGTATTTGCACGCCGGCCGCAGTGCCGAAGTGTTGCGTGACGGCCGCGTCATCGGTGTGGTCGGCTGTGTCGATCCGAAGCTCGCGGCCGATCTGGGGGTGACGGGCGACGTCTACCTCGCCGAGCTGGAACTGGCCGCTCTGGCCGAGCGTGCATTGCCGCGTGCGGTTGAACAGAGTCGCTACCCGTCGATTCGTCGAGACATAGCGATCGTCGTCGAAAAGTCGATTGAATTCGCGCGCTTGGAAGGCATTGTGCGGGAAACGCTTGGACTTCTGCTGCGTGATTTCGTGCTGTTTGACGAGTTTGCCGGCAAAGGCTTGCCTGAAAACACAAGAAGCCTCGCTATGGGCTTGATTTTGCAGGATGCTTCGCGCACCCTTGCGGATGTGGACGCTGATTCTGCGGTCCAGTCCGTCTTGACGGCACTGGAACGCGAGACCGGCGCAAGGTTGCGAGGCTGA
- a CDS encoding MerR family transcriptional regulator translates to MLDQGSNNELPPIPAKRYFTIGEVSDLCAVKPHVLRYWEQEFTSLNPVKRRGNRRYYQRHDVLMIRQIRSLLYDQGFTIGGARQRLEGNQGKAEVTIGSQIVKQVRQELEEVLAILKR, encoded by the coding sequence ATGCTGGATCAGGGCAGCAATAACGAGCTCCCGCCGATTCCGGCGAAGCGCTACTTCACCATCGGTGAAGTCAGTGACCTGTGCGCCGTGAAGCCGCATGTGCTGCGTTACTGGGAGCAGGAATTCACCAGCCTGAATCCGGTGAAGCGTCGTGGCAATCGCCGTTATTACCAGCGCCATGACGTGTTGATGATCCGCCAGATCCGCTCGTTGCTGTACGACCAGGGGTTCACGATCGGCGGCGCGCGCCAGCGTCTGGAAGGCAATCAGGGCAAGGCCGAAGTCACGATCGGGTCCCAGATCGTCAAGCAGGTGCGCCAGGAACTGGAAGAAGTCCTCGCCATCCTGAAGCGCTGA